GAAGCGGGTGCGTCCGCCCTGGCGTTCGACCGATGCCAGGCAGTAGCGAATCGCCCGCTCGGTCGATGAGTTGGCGCGAAGCGTTCCGCCAAGACCGACGATCAGCGGCGCTCCGCCGGTGGTTGTGCTTGCGGTCATGACTCCCACCTACTTGATTGCGATCGGGTTCACGGGCGATCCGACAGCGCCGGTCACCCTCAGAGGAGGTGCGATGAGCTGGAACTCGTAGACTCCGTCGGCGGCGCAGTCCTCCGCCAAGGCCGTCAGATCCCAGTACTCGCCGAGCATCAACCCCATGTCACGCAGACACAGCATGTGCATCGGCAGGAAACAACCGTCGACGCCGGGGACCGGGTTCTCCACCATCAGGTTGTCGGCCGCGACCGCCGCGACTTCGTGATCGTGCAGCCACGACGCGCAGGTCCAGTCCAGGCCCGCACCGGGTTCGGCACCGTCACGGGTTTCGAGAAATCGTGCCCACCAACCGGTTCTGACCAGGACGATGTCACCGCGTTCGACGGTGACACCCTGCTGCCGGGCGGCCTCGTCGAGTTCGGCGGGGGTGATCGGGTCACCCATTTCACAAAACGTTTCAACGCCGCGCAGGCGCACGATGTCGAGCAGCACGCCGCGGGACGCGATGCCCCTGCCGTCGACCTTGTCAATACCGCAGTGGAAGGCGCCGAGGCTGGTGACCGAACTCGCCGGGAATCCGTTGTACAGCTTGTCCTCGTAGTAGACGTGCGATAGCGCATCCCACTGGGTCGCGGCCTGCAGCGGCATGATGATGACGTCGTCGTTGAAACGCATCGGGCCGCTGGTCCAGTACTCGCTCAGCTGCATCGCGGCGGGATTCTTCAGCCAGGGCGGACCGTACTCGGCCAGGGTGCTCGCATCGCCGCCGTCGATCGTCATCACATGTAACGGGTTCTGCCGGAAGTGGAATGCGCCCTGTGGCCCGGATGATCCGAAATCGACACCGAGCGGAAAAAGCTTGCCGTGTCGGACCAAACCGGCGGCCTGGGCGATCTTCTCCGCGGTGATGAAGTTGAGCGTGCCGATTTCGTCGTCGTCGCCCCAACGCCCCCAGTTGCGGACGTCGTCGGCGACCCGCCGGAAGTCGGTCATGCTGGCCATAGTTCGCCCCTCATCGTCGCGTCACCGATCCCGCCAGGTCTGTCTCACCGGTCGTGCCGCCGTCCACCCAGATCACCTGTCCGGTGATGTAACTGGCCGCCGTGCTGTTCAGGAAGACCAGCACGCTGGCCTGTTCTTCGGGCGTGGCCGCGCGACCCAACGGCGTGTGGAAGGAGTCAAGGAACTCCTGGCCATACGCCGAACGCAATTGGTCGAGAATCGGGGTGTCCGTGACGCCGGGTGCGGTGCAGTTGATCCGGATTCCCTTGGCGCCCAGCGCCGCGACATTGGCCATCCCGTACAGGATGATCGCCTCCTTGGACAGCCGGTAGCCCCCTCGGTCAGCGACTGCCTGCTGATGGCGCTCACACCATTCGATTCCCTCGGCCATCGTCTCAGTGTCGACCAGGCCCGCCGTCACCGCGGCGTTCTCCCGATAGGCCGAAGCCGCCAACGACGACACACAGGCGATGGCGGACCCCGATGGCATCGAGGGCACCAGCGCCTCGGTGAATCGCCGCGTACCCAGGAAGTTGATGGTGACCACCCGCAGGGGATCACGGATACCCGAAGACACCCCAGCGATATTGAACAGGGCGTCGACGTGACCGCCGATCGCCGCCGCCGCCTCGTCGATCGATTCCGGGTCGTGAAGATCGAGCGAGATGAACTCGCCGATGTCGAACTCTGGCGGCCGGATGTCGAGGCCGATCACCTCGGCACCGAGACCGGCGAGCTGGCGCGCCACCTCGGCGCCGATACCCGAAGCACATCCGGTGACGACGACCCGGCGGCCGTCGTAACGCCACAGCTCGTCAGTCACCGAATCAACTCTTATCAGCTCCGGTCACGCCACTCCTCGCGTCCGCGGCAGGGTTCCTGCTCGCCCACCCCTCGCCCGCCTTGAGTTTCGCCGCCGCCGCCTCGATACCGGCGTTCATCTCATCCATCGCCAGCGACACCTCGTTGGCGGTGTAGTTCTCGCGACCGGTGGGCAGACCACCGAAGGCGTAGGTCTCGTCGAACAGCGGTGCCTTCGACTTGGGTCTGCGTGCCTCGGCCTTCGCGATGACGGGCTCGAGTCGCTTGGCCTTTTCGGCCCTGGCCTTCTCGTCGCGCTCGATGAACTCGGGCAGGACCTCCTTACCCATCAGCTCGATGGACTCCATCGTCTCCTCGTGCCGACGCGGCGTGAGGAGCAGGATCAGTTCGTCGACACCGCTTTCCTCGTAGCCGCGCAGGAATTCGCGCACCGTCGCCGGGCTGCCGATCGGGCCGCGGTCCGGGCCGTAGACGATGCTCGGATCCTTTTCGATCTCCTCGAGGTGACGTTCCCACACACCGGTCCGGCCCGGGGTGTGCATGCCGGTCATGTAGTAGTGCATGATCCCGAACGCGAAGAAGCCGCCGCCCTTTCCGAGCCGCTCGATGGCCTGTTCGTCGGTCTTGGCGACCATCATCGACAGGTCACCCCCGATCGCGAGGATGTTGGGGTTCATCTGCGGTGTGACCGGTACGGCGCTCTCTTCGAACTCCTTGTAATATCCATTGACACGCTCGGTCAGCGGGCCGGGACCGGTGTATGCGAAACTCAGTGCACCGAGGCCCTTTTGGGCGGCCATCGATACCGAGGCGGGGCGCGTGCAGGCGACCCAGACCGGCGGGTGCGGCTTCTGCAACGGCTTGGGAACGACGTTACGCGGTGGCATCTCGACGTGCTGGCCCTTGAAACCGGTGAACGGCTCCTCGGTCATGCAGCGGATCGAGACCTCGAGGGCCTCCTCCCACATCGCACGCTTGTCGGCCGGATCGATGCCGAACCCGCCGAGCTCACCCACCGAAGACGACTCGCCGGTGCCGAACTCGACCCGCCCGTTGGAAAGCAGGTCGAGGGTGGCGACGCGCTCCGCCACCCGCGCGGGATGGTTGACCGCCGGCGGCAGGTGCATGATGCCGAAGCCGAGGCGAATGTCCTTGGTGCGCTGACTCGCCGCCGACAGGAAGATCTCGGGTGCAGTGGAGTGGCAGTACTCCTCGAGGAAGTGGTGCTCGGTCAGCCACACCGTGGAGAAGCCGGCCTTGTCGGCCGCCTCCACCTCGTCGAGCCCGTCCTGGAAAAGCTTGTGCTCGTCGTCGTCACTCCACGGCCGCGGCAGCGGGAATTCATAGAACAGCGAGATCTTCATTTCGTTACCTTTCGATCTTGAGTGTCGAACCGGTCTGAGGCCCAGACTGAAGAGCGTTGTCGGGCAACTGGTCTGCGATGTGCTTGGCGGCCACGTAGCCGAAGGTCATGGCCGGCCCGATGGTCGCGCCCGCACCGGCATAGCTGCGTCCCATCACCGCGGCCGACGTATTGCCGACGGCGTACAACCCCTTCACGAAGCTGTCATCGGAGCGGAGCACGCGCGCGTACTCGTCGGTGCGCAGCCCACCCGAGGTGCCGAGGTCGCCGAGGATGATCTGGAACGCGTAGTACGGCGGCTTGCCCAGCGGATACAGGTTGGGGTTGGGCAGCGTCGGGTCGCCGTAGTAGTTGTCGTAGGCGGAATCCCCGCGGTTGAAGTCGTCGTCGTGACCCTTGCGGGCCAACTCGTTGAAGCGATCGGCGGTGGCGCGTAGCTGTGCAGGGGGTGCGCCGATCTTGGTCGCGAGCTCCTCGAAGCTGTTGGCCTCCAGCACGACTCCGGACTCCAGCCATGCCTTGGGTACCTTCCACCCCGTGGGCACCGGCGCGAACGGCACCTTCGGGATGGGCAGATG
The sequence above is drawn from the Mycobacterium gallinarum genome and encodes:
- a CDS encoding cyclase family protein produces the protein MASMTDFRRVADDVRNWGRWGDDDEIGTLNFITAEKIAQAAGLVRHGKLFPLGVDFGSSGPQGAFHFRQNPLHVMTIDGGDASTLAEYGPPWLKNPAAMQLSEYWTSGPMRFNDDVIIMPLQAATQWDALSHVYYEDKLYNGFPASSVTSLGAFHCGIDKVDGRGIASRGVLLDIVRLRGVETFCEMGDPITPAELDEAARQQGVTVERGDIVLVRTGWWARFLETRDGAEPGAGLDWTCASWLHDHEVAAVAADNLMVENPVPGVDGCFLPMHMLCLRDMGLMLGEYWDLTALAEDCAADGVYEFQLIAPPLRVTGAVGSPVNPIAIK
- a CDS encoding coniferyl-alcohol dehydrogenase, whose amino-acid sequence is MTDELWRYDGRRVVVTGCASGIGAEVARQLAGLGAEVIGLDIRPPEFDIGEFISLDLHDPESIDEAAAAIGGHVDALFNIAGVSSGIRDPLRVVTINFLGTRRFTEALVPSMPSGSAIACVSSLAASAYRENAAVTAGLVDTETMAEGIEWCERHQQAVADRGGYRLSKEAIILYGMANVAALGAKGIRINCTAPGVTDTPILDQLRSAYGQEFLDSFHTPLGRAATPEEQASVLVFLNSTAASYITGQVIWVDGGTTGETDLAGSVTRR
- a CDS encoding LLM class flavin-dependent oxidoreductase, whose product is MKISLFYEFPLPRPWSDDDEHKLFQDGLDEVEAADKAGFSTVWLTEHHFLEEYCHSTAPEIFLSAASQRTKDIRLGFGIMHLPPAVNHPARVAERVATLDLLSNGRVEFGTGESSSVGELGGFGIDPADKRAMWEEALEVSIRCMTEEPFTGFKGQHVEMPPRNVVPKPLQKPHPPVWVACTRPASVSMAAQKGLGALSFAYTGPGPLTERVNGYYKEFEESAVPVTPQMNPNILAIGGDLSMMVAKTDEQAIERLGKGGGFFAFGIMHYYMTGMHTPGRTGVWERHLEEIEKDPSIVYGPDRGPIGSPATVREFLRGYEESGVDELILLLTPRRHEETMESIELMGKEVLPEFIERDEKARAEKAKRLEPVIAKAEARRPKSKAPLFDETYAFGGLPTGRENYTANEVSLAMDEMNAGIEAAAAKLKAGEGWASRNPAADARSGVTGADKS